In Solanum lycopersicum chromosome 5, SLM_r2.1, the following are encoded in one genomic region:
- the LOC101265022 gene encoding receptor-like protein 4, translating into MTPFPFFFIICFVCLFPFLPSSSSLHYPYNYSLHIDCGGLSNSTDIFNTTWVSDRYFTGGAISVVSEPLHFQHSQEKTLRYFPISSGKKNCYVIPNLPSGRYQLRTFTVYDNYDGKSHSPSFDVSVEGNVVFQWRSPWHETISRAGAYSDLFFTVSDDEANVCFYSIATDSPVIASLEITQIDPASYLVNDTSILVNYGRFSSGSDQWGPGFSNDTDRFGRSWQSDADFRSKIAVKTTGATVKAISAIKNVINVDRAPNYFPLKLYQSAVTIIGEGGEFLEYLLPVDAKLDYLLWFHFAEIDVSVNKAGKRVFEIVVNGENVSRVDIYKEVGSFAAYDFKYVVKNLSSAELSVRLVPIVGAPVICGLENYAIIPADLKTLPAQVVAMKALKESLKVPDRMGWNGDPCAPTTWDAWEGVTCRSTTNGSLVISQIDLGSQGLKGYISDQIGLLSNLVSLNLSSNSLGGSLPWGLGQKSLVKLDLSNNKFTGTLPDTLASSTLQIVFLNGNALEGQVPEELLSIGVHGGAIDLSGNKGLCGGPTLPDCPLFWSKNGLSTAGKVAIGISCLVFICVVLLVAYICYKRRQNDYDFGLPHEMMSLAAKRNRYQRQKSLMTLEMESQHAKGFIPTYNAT; encoded by the exons ATGACtcctttcccttttttcttcatcatCTGCTTCGTTTGCCTCTTCCCTTTTCTCccttcttcctcttctcttcACTATCCTTACA ATTACTCTTTGCATATTGATTGTGGGGGTCTCTCAAATTCAACTGATATCTTCAATACTACATGGGTTTCCGACCGGTACTTTACCGGCGGAGCAATTTCCGTTGTATCGGAACCTCTTCACTTTCAGCACTCACAGGAGAAAACCCTTCGTTATTTCCCCATTTCATCTGGAAAGAAGAACTGTTATGTGATCCCCAATTTGCCCTCCGGCAGGTACCAGCTCCGGACGTTTACAGTGTATGATAATTACGACGGAAAGTCGCACTCGCCGTCGTTTGATGTTTCCGTTGAGGGTAATGTTGTCTTTCAATGGAGGTCACCTTGGCACGAAACTATCTCACGCGCCGGCGCGTATTCCGATCTGTTTTTTACAGTTTCCGATGATGAAGCTAATGTTTGTTTTTACAGTATTGCCACTGACTCACCGGTTATTGCTTCTCTTGAAATTACCCAAATTGATCCAGCTTCTTATCTAGTCAATGACACTTCAATTTTGGTGAATTATGGTAGATTTTCTAGCGGGTCGGATCAATGGGGACCCGGTTTTAGCAACGACACTGACCGGTTCGGCCGGTCATGGCAATCGGATGCCGATTTCCGGTCTAAGATTGCCGTTAAAACCACCGGAGCAACTGTTAAAGCTATTTCTGCtattaaaaatgtgataaatgtagATAGAGCTccaaattattttcctttgaaATTGTACCAATCTGCAGTTACTATAATTGGTGAAGGGGGTGAATTTTTGGAGTATCTGTTACCGGTAGACGCTAAATTGGATTACTTATTATGGTTTCATTTTGCTGAAATTGATGTTAGTGTGAATAAGGCAGGTAAAAGGGTGTTTGAGATTGTAGTGAATGGTGAGAATGTGAGTAGAGTGGATATTTACAAGGAAGTTGGGAGTTTTGCAGCTTATGATTTCAAATATGTTGTTAAGAATTTGAGTAGTGCTGAGTTGAGTGTGAGGCTTGTGCCTATTGTGGGTGCTCCTGTGATTTGTGGGCTAGAGAATTATGCTATTATTCCAGCTGATCTCAAGACTCTTCCTGCACAAG TTGTTGCTATGAAAGCATTGAAGGAGTCGCTTAAAGTTCCGGATAGAATGGGATGGAATGGTGACCCTTGTGCTCCTACTACTTGGGATGCTTGGGAAGGTGTTACTTGTCGTTCCACTACGAATGGATCGCTTGTGATATCCCAAAT AGATCTTGGAAGCCAAGGCTTAAAGGGATATATCAGCGACCAAATTGGGCTCTTGTCTAATTTGGTAAGCTT GAACTTAAGTTCTAATTCTTTGGGAGGTTCTCTACCATGGGGATTGGGTCAGAAGTCTCTTGTGAAACT GGATTTATCAAATAACAAATTTACTGGAACCCTACCAGATACTCTGGCTTCTTCAACCTTGCAGATTGT GTTTTTGAATGGTAATGCACTAGAAGGCCAAGTGCCCGAGGAACTTCTTTCCATTGGGGTCCATGGTGGAGCTATTGA CCTCTCTGGTAATAAAGGGTTGTGTGGCGGACCTACTTTGCCTGATTGTCCGTTATTCTGGAGTAAAAATGGTCTCTCTACGGCTGGTAAAGTTGCAATTGGAATATCATGTCTAGTGTTTATTTGCGTGGTACTTTTGGTGGCGTACATTTGCTACAAGAGGAGGCAGAATGATTATGACTTTGGTCTGCCACACGAGATGATGT CATTAGCTGCAAAGAGGAATAGGTACCAACGACAAAAATCACTGATGACTCTAGAAATGGAGAGCCAACATGCCAAAGGATTTATACCAACATACAATGCAACATGA